One genomic window of Bacteroides sp. includes the following:
- a CDS encoding 4Fe-4S dicluster domain-containing protein, translated as MLSQILFSAALLLTLGIFGYTTSRYVKLFRMTKPDFPVRDIGKRILLTLRVALGQSKMFRKPFTGFMHALVFWGFLVILVGSIEMVIDGLSGTERSLKVLGVLYDVIIASGDVFALVVAIAILVFMGRRLFLHVKRFEGIEMKHISHMDAKVALTIILLLMLTLLGMNASYVTLKLAANEPVHGVYPISQYLAGLLQGISSSQLHLHHEIHWWAHILLIFFFANLLPYSKHFHVFMSVPNVFLSRLDPLGKLPNMDSITREVKLMMNPETAFAPVEGETAPERFGVKDAEDVTWKNYLDSLACTECGRCTSVCPAAITGKMLSPRKIVMDLRSRMREKGKGLISQGRAFSDNKSLLRDYISEEELWACTTCNACAMECPININHPTLIVDLRRYLVMEEGSAPGELKSVFNNIENNGAPWQYSPEDRLLWAKDLEIKKS; from the coding sequence ATGCTCAGCCAGATTCTTTTTTCAGCCGCCTTACTCCTTACCCTCGGGATATTCGGCTATACCACTTCACGTTATGTAAAGCTTTTCAGGATGACCAAGCCTGATTTTCCCGTAAGGGATATTGGCAAGCGCATCCTGCTTACCCTGCGGGTAGCCCTCGGGCAATCGAAGATGTTCCGTAAACCCTTTACGGGTTTTATGCATGCCTTGGTGTTCTGGGGCTTCCTGGTTATTCTGGTTGGGAGCATTGAAATGGTCATCGATGGCCTTTCGGGAACAGAACGTTCATTGAAAGTCCTGGGTGTTCTCTATGATGTGATCATTGCTTCAGGCGATGTCTTTGCCCTCGTGGTTGCCATTGCCATCCTTGTGTTTATGGGACGAAGGTTATTTCTGCACGTGAAGCGCTTTGAAGGGATTGAGATGAAACATATCTCGCACATGGACGCGAAGGTTGCCTTAACGATCATCCTGCTCCTGATGCTTACCCTGCTTGGGATGAATGCCAGTTATGTGACCCTGAAACTGGCCGCTAATGAACCTGTCCATGGTGTTTATCCCATCAGCCAATACCTGGCTGGCCTGCTGCAAGGAATAAGTTCTTCACAACTGCACCTGCACCACGAAATACACTGGTGGGCACATATCCTGCTTATATTCTTCTTTGCCAACCTGTTGCCGTACAGCAAGCACTTTCACGTGTTCATGTCTGTGCCCAATGTCTTCCTTTCACGCCTCGATCCCCTGGGTAAACTGCCCAATATGGATAGCATCACCCGGGAAGTGAAGCTGATGATGAACCCTGAGACCGCCTTTGCCCCGGTGGAGGGGGAGACCGCCCCGGAACGTTTCGGGGTAAAGGATGCAGAGGATGTGACCTGGAAGAATTACCTGGACTCGCTGGCCTGCACAGAATGTGGCAGGTGTACTTCGGTTTGCCCAGCAGCCATTACGGGAAAGATGCTCTCACCACGCAAGATCGTGATGGATCTTCGCTCAAGGATGCGCGAAAAAGGGAAAGGCTTGATCAGCCAGGGAAGGGCATTCTCGGACAACAAGTCGCTGTTGCGTGATTACATCAGTGAAGAAGAACTTTGGGCGTGCACAACCTGTAATGCTTGCGCCATGGAATGCCCGATCAACATTAACCATCCCACCCTTATCGTTGATTTGCGGCGATACCTGGTGATGGAAGAAGGCTCAGCGCCAGGGGAGTTGAAATCAGTGTTCAACAACATTGAAAACAACGGTGCGCCCTGGCAATATTCACCAGAAGACCGCCTGCTCTGGGCAAAAGACCTTGAAATAAAAAAATCGTAA
- a CDS encoding electron transfer flavoprotein subunit alpha/FixB family protein, giving the protein MSVLIYAENWDGQFKKLTFELASYGARVAEMLGTTLVAASIGKVEESQLKQLGHYGVEKVVVADDGQLKHLDSQAYARVIAQAAQKEGSTVIIMASNNAGKSIAPRLSVRLKAALGSGVNKLPVSTDPFIVNKKVFSGSAFAHLSLDTPVKIITLLQNSFDLVENPVDIAIEQIQADLGGADVKTQVNEVRKQEGKILLTDAEIVVSGGRGMKSPDNWKPIEELAELLNAATACSRPVSDEGWRPHEEHTGQTGKIIAPNLYFAIGISGATQHLAGVSSSKYIVAINNDKSAPIFEAAQYGIVGDAQKILPQLIEAVKEIRNK; this is encoded by the coding sequence ATGTCAGTATTAATTTATGCCGAGAATTGGGACGGCCAATTCAAGAAACTTACTTTCGAACTTGCTTCATACGGGGCCAGGGTTGCCGAAATGCTTGGCACCACATTGGTGGCGGCATCCATTGGCAAGGTGGAAGAAAGCCAGCTGAAGCAGCTTGGCCATTATGGGGTTGAAAAAGTGGTTGTGGCCGATGACGGCCAATTAAAGCATCTGGACAGCCAGGCCTATGCACGGGTGATTGCCCAGGCAGCGCAAAAAGAAGGCTCCACAGTGATCATTATGGCCAGCAACAATGCCGGTAAATCGATCGCCCCCAGGCTTTCGGTCAGGCTGAAGGCTGCCCTTGGATCGGGTGTTAATAAACTTCCCGTAAGCACCGACCCGTTTATTGTCAATAAGAAAGTATTCTCGGGCAGCGCCTTTGCCCATCTATCCCTTGACACCCCGGTGAAGATCATCACCCTGTTGCAAAATTCATTCGATCTTGTTGAGAATCCGGTGGATATTGCCATTGAGCAGATTCAGGCAGATCTGGGTGGTGCTGATGTGAAGACCCAGGTGAATGAAGTAAGGAAGCAGGAAGGCAAGATCCTTCTGACGGATGCCGAGATCGTCGTTTCAGGTGGCAGGGGGATGAAGTCGCCTGACAACTGGAAGCCCATCGAGGAACTTGCCGAATTGCTGAATGCCGCCACTGCCTGTTCAAGGCCTGTTTCGGATGAAGGCTGGAGGCCTCACGAAGAACATACAGGGCAGACCGGAAAAATCATCGCCCCCAACCTTTATTTTGCCATTGGTATTTCTGGCGCCACCCAGCATTTGGCTGGTGTCAGCTCTTCGAAATATATAGTGGCCATCAACAATGATAAATCAGCCCCGATATTTGAGGCTGCGCAATATGGTATTGTGGGTGATGCCCAAAAAATATTGCCCCAGCTCATTGAGGCGGTGAAGGAGATCCGGAATAAATAA